The genomic window atgaggcgaccaggctctactgaggttgatgggtttaatgatggttaatggcgatgaaccgaaaacgaaagctcgggtcacgcgcagtgctgcgcgtaaccgatggttgtgctggtgatgattatgacgctgctggcgtcgacgaggcgctggcgtctaatatccacaagaaggtcgaaatggtggaggaagtcggcgccaaggattgcgaaggggaggtcggcgatggtaaaaacccaacgaaatactctgcgcaggccgaggtcaagggtgacggagcgttgaccgtaagttgagatggtggacttgttgacggcctgcaaagccaaggCTGGTTGccggtgtcgtttttctgcgggggttggtggaacgacgctcacgtcagccccggtatccaccaggaagcgacagccggacacgcggtccgtgatccggaagagccggctgttgtcgcccccagccatgccagccgttaatggttggggggagcgtttcccggccacgagcaaggggcctggcagttccttgcggcatcgccgaattttcgatgataccagcagaagtggtgctgagagggcgaaggagaccgttgacgggatggcgagcagcgacggcaaaacgggcgccgaggggaacgtggtcgctgcgggggaatggcgtccacccggttcaccagggccgccaccgtagtctggagttgctggagcgacgtgctgatggcattgattgcaacgtccaccggtggaggggaggtgcggggggccagggcggcaacggctcctggagatggaaggccagcaaaatccagaaggtgctgcaatcgccgctcctccgaagcagatgtgcggcgaattaactcgtcccttaaggtgtcgtagggtaattcggggtgagggtggatgattaggtcgcggacttccgccgcagcttcgggaggaaggtttgcgatggcgtggccaaaccttgaggcttgagaagtgacgcggcgtccgtcgaagagaacctccgcctgcgcgaaccacagctgaggatcggagatggagaaaggcggcaggcggagcggtgccacagaagcctcgagcggtggaagtggcggtggccggctgggaggcgaagagctggtggagtgctggtcaccgttcatgatggtggaacgctaagacatcacgtccgggtcaccagttgtagagcgagaaatgaggcgaccaggctctactgaggttgatgggtttaatgacggttaatggcgatgaaccgaaaacgaaagctcgggtcacgcgcagtgctgcgcgtaaccgatggttgtgctggtgatgattatgacgctgctgctacagatCTCTCGGTTCGGCGTGCCGTCCCAGGTCACTACGGACCGCGGCCCACAGTTCGGGAGCGGTTTATTCAAGGGCCTCACCGACATCCTCGGGACAACTCGCGTCCGAACGACATCCTATCACCCTGCATCCAACGGCCTCGTAGAGCGCCTTCATCGCCACTTGAAGGCCGCCCTCGTCGCCCACGAAGATAGGGCACACTGGGTACACCACCTGCCTTTGGTGCTCCTCGGCATCCGCGCAGCCGTCAAGACCGACATCGGGTGCAGTGCGGCTGACCTTGTGTATGGCTGTGCTCTGCGTCTTCCAGCCGATTTCTTCGTGCCGCCCTCTCCCGACCCGTCCCCATCCCTCTACCTGGACCGCCTCCATCGGTTTTTCGCCACACTCCGACCcgttgccacccgcgcttcaTCCACCCGCCGTGCTCACGTCCCCCAAGACCTGTCATCCGCAACGCACGTGTTCCTGCGCACGGACGCCGTGCGGAAGTCGCTCACGCCGCCCTATTCCGGTCCACATCCCGTTCTCGGTCGCCACGGCAAGAACTTACGCATCTCTATCAACGGCCGAGAGGACGTCGTTGCCGTCGACAGATTGAAGCCAGCCTACATAGACCATGCCACCGTCGACTCCTACACCACTGATTCCTCAGCCTGGAACGGTTTCCCTCCAACGCTTGGTGTCCCGGCATCAGCCAACTCTTCCCCAAACTGCCCGAAGCGCATCGAGAAACACGTCACGTGGGCCGACAGCTGCAAGCTGCCACTAGTGGGGGGCCATGTAGCAGCCGACGGAAATGGACGACGAGCGCCGCCATGGACGTTTCGTCACGACGCGTATCTCGCGCATGATTTCCATTGAGCGCGCGTACCATCGTTTCTCTCAGTTGTGGCCTGGCTGCCACATTAAACAGTTCGCATTCAGCCTTGTCTGCTGGTCCTTCTGTACCCTACaggttcatcgaatgcgcctcgacgtggccttcacagctcagtggcgctaccgcttgagacaagttgtctctccccattgcagccactgcggtgctgttgaagatctagagcagattcttctccattgccaacactaccaac from Ornithodoros turicata isolate Travis unplaced genomic scaffold, ASM3712646v1 Chromosome15, whole genome shotgun sequence includes these protein-coding regions:
- the LOC135372488 gene encoding uncharacterized protein LOC135372488, encoding MVVLVMIMTLLLQISRFGVPSQVTTDRGPQFGSGLFKGLTDILGTTRVRTTSYHPASNGLVERLHRHLKAALVAHEDRAHWVHHLPLVLLGIRAAVKTDIGCSAADLVYGCALRLPADFFVPPSPDPSPSLYLDRLHRFFATLRPVATRASSTRRAHVPQDLSSATHVFLRTDAVRKSLTPPYSGPHPVLGRHGKNLRISINGREDVVAVDRLKPAYIDHATVDSYTTDSSAWNGFPPTLGVPASANSSPNCPKRIEKHVTWADSCKLPLVGGHVAADGNGRRAPPWTFRHDAYLAHDFH